The sequence below is a genomic window from Anomalospiza imberbis isolate Cuckoo-Finch-1a 21T00152 chromosome 17, ASM3175350v1, whole genome shotgun sequence.
GACAATGTTAATCTTGGGGCCCAGCAGCTTCAGGTAGCCAAGCAATAAGCTCAGTGTGGAAACCTTGCCCATGTCATCCTCAGAGTTCATCAGGCGGGGAAGAGCTGTGGCAAGGGAATGGAGGTTCTCAGAGAGGACATCAGCAAGAGCCCTGTTCTGTGCCACAATCCTCTGCTCTGCAATCCCTTGCAGAACTTTGTTACACCTGCCCTGGACTTCGCTGTTTTCATCATTAACCAGCCCAACCAAGGCCTTTAAGAGTTGACTGAACGAGTCCACCAGTGACTGACTGCAGTTCCTCAGTAAGTGGTGGACCAGCTCCACCAGCTCCAGTCTCACCTTCCAGTGGGGGTGAACTGAAGAAGATTCAACCACCTTATGCAAGAGAAGAGAGAGTTTTTCAGCAGTACTTTTAGTCCACTCAGGTCCTCTGTGGATCATTAGCTCTGATATTCTGCTGCGTTCCACTGGCAGCTTTTCCTTACTCTTTGGGATTCTGGCTAGCTGTTTGTCAGCCATGACCAAGCCAACAATCAGATAAAAGAGTCTGATGGCAGAAACGGTGGTTTTGTGACCTTGTTTGATGTCTCCAGCAATAACTCGAGACAGTGTAATAGAAATCCCGGGcagaaaagaagcaaacaaaTCCCCACATTGCTGTGCCTCATCTTCATCCAGGTGTCGGTGCTCCTGGCAGTCACACTGCAGAACCAGGACCTGCAAGCACTCCAAAGCAGAGATCTtgatttgctttgctttttcttgctCTGCAAGTGTCAGAAGCAAAGACACAGCAAATCCTAAGAGCGGAAGGGTGGAAGGTTGGTACAGAGACAAGATCACATCCCCATAAGCCGAATGCATCAGGGTGTGGAGTGCCCGGATCACAGCCAGCTTCAGCTCCTCGGACAGCGGGGCGGCTTTGCCCGAGCTGGGAGGGGGAGCGAGGCAGGTACAGAGCTCAGAGaagagctcctgcagcagctcctgcttctTCACGCACGTCGCCGCAAGCACGGAGGAGATGCACTGCACCAGGCTCTGCACCAGCCGCTCCTGCTTGGGCCCCGGCACCCGCAGGGCGAAGCGCAGCGGGAACAGCACGtactcctgcagctcctgcagggccgCGCCGCTCACCCCGGCCAGGTGCGCCTGCAGCTGCTCCACGTTCTCCACCGTCTGCGCCCGCGTCAGCTGCACGCAGACGGGGCGCAGCGCCCCGAAGGCCGCCTGCGGGGTGCCGAACGCGGCCATGCCGGGGGACCGGGCGGTCCCACCCGGGGCCAGGCCGGGCAGCCCTGAGGGTGCCGGAAGTGACGCCGCGCTACCCGCGCCACAAAGCTCCCGCGAAGTGGGGCGGGCGCCGGGAGGAAAGTCTCGGGTGCCCGCAGCGCGCATGCGTCGGCGGCGCGCCACTGGGGGAACGGAGCGGGCAGCGCCACAAAGCTCCCGCGGGCCTGGGCGGGCGCTGGGAGAAAAATCGCGAGCGCTCGCAGGGCGCAGGCGCCGGGGATGGTCGCGCATGCGCCGAGCCCGCCCGCCGCGCGGCCCGGCTCCCTCCGGCGCTCCGTACGATGCCGCCCCTCGCCCCGCGGCGGGGTCAGGGCGCGGGCGGCCATCTTGtggcggcggccccggcgggtTGTTGTCGGTGAggccgcgccgcgccccccccgcgggcggagcagccccggccccATGTCCTCCTTCTCGGAGTCGGCGCTGGAGAAGAAGCTGTCGGAGCTGAGCAACTCCCAGCAGAGCGTGCAGACGCTCTCGCTGTGGCTCATCCACCACCGCAAGCACGCGGGGCCCATCGTCGCCGTGTGGCACCGGGAGCTCCGCAAAGGTGCGCGGGGGGTTTGTCCGGCGGGGGCCGCTctggcagcccctgccccgAGGTACCGGGGCCGGCCCGGGAGAAGTTGTTGTCCCGGGAGTTCGTGGGAGCCTGGGCGCTCTTTAGCTGCTGTGTTGTTGTTTAGTAAACTTTGGGGGGGATACCGCGTGTGAGCGGAGCATTCCGGTGACACAGGCGGCGGTTTTGGGAAGGCAGAGGACGGAGGCACAGCCAAGTGTGGGTTGGGAGGGAGGGGATGCTCGGCTCTGGGCGGGCGCTTTGGGTGTAAAACCAGGGATGTACGAATTGCGTTCCCCTGACTGTGCTCAGGCAAACTTGGAAGTGCTCTGGCTGTTTGGCTCCGTTTTTAAACTGTGGGTTTGGATTCATACAGCTCACCCATTACAGAGCTAGTGAGAGGAGATAAGCAAAGAAGAAGCAGAAGTCTGTAAAACTCTTGGGTGCTCTCAGCCAGAAACATTTTGTGCGCGTTTTTCTTGCAGATTAACAAAAGGTAATTTCCCAGATGGCTTCATCCTGAGGTCAAGGGGACTGCCAGtgcctagtggaaggtgttcctgccgGGGCAGGGGGTAGGAACAACGTggtcttcaaggtcccttcctacccagtccattctgggattctgtgtgGATGATGCCCTGTCCCCAGATTCAgccagtgtccccattccccTGCTGGCACCGGCGCTGTGCGCCCCTTGGAGCAGCTGGGGTATCTTCTATGTGATTGCTGGTTTTTACCATTTGAAGTTTATTGATGAGTTTTTGGAAGATCTGCCTTTGCTCTGTTGTGGAAATGAGCACCTttgttttctgccttctgtgtgTTTGTGGTTCTTTTGCTTGGGGGAACAGTGAATTTCCCTAATTCTAATTTTCCCTAATTCTGGCCATATTGATATAGAATAGGTGGTGTCAAAATGGGACAATTTAGGGTATATTGAAGAAATTTGATGGTAGGAGCATTGTTTGGAAAATTTTTAAGTCTCCACAATAGCTTTTTCCTACAGTTTCATTCATTCTGAGTTACGCTGTTTTATTCAAGTATTTTTCCTGAAGTTAATTgataaaaataaactatttgGTTTATTAATTTGCTGATGGGTTagaacagctttttaaaattgtgtttaaaaTGTATTGGTTTCTCAGAGTTGAGGTGTCACTGCACAAAAAGCATTAAACTCATGTTTGTTTTTATGAGTTAATTAGAAAAGAGCAGAAGTGAGGACACTGAGAACTACTTGATTTGAAAGCCCCTGATTTCCTTGGGTAACATGGAAATGTTTGGAACTTTGGTTTTAGACTGCAAAGCTATGAACAACTTTGAAAGCCCTGTTAATGATTCCAGGTGacagaaatgagaaataaatgcaaactctccttttgttttttccttttttattttcttttttctcctttctcagcAAAGTCGAGTAGGAAGCTTACTTTCCTATATTTAGCAAACGATGTCATCCAGAACAGTAAGAGGAAAGGCCCTGAATTTACCAGGGAATTTGAATCTGTTCTCGTGGATGCATTTTCTCATGTTGCCAGGTATGTTGCTGtatttcttcagctttcctctctAGGGATTTGCATTCTTGTTATTCAAACTTAATTCAAttggattttgttgtttttttaagtcTAGGGGGTGCTTGTACCCTGTCTGTGGTAGAGACTGGATCCTGACTGCTTTGTGGTTGGGGACTGTTTAGTGTAAATGGGTAACATCGTCCTTCACAGCTTCACGTGTTGTTTGGACTTTATTTCAATTGTTACCTAAAGATCTGGCAGATCTGTTTGTGGGCAGTGGAATTGAGCAGTTGGGTGTGTTTGTTAAAGCCACATAATGAATGGCTCTGCCCCATTGTCAAAAGACTGTAAAAGAGCTGATGTCTTGGGTCACTGGGTTCTCACCAGCCTCCTGGTATGAGCAGTTTCTTTGTGTGTTTCCCGATCAGTAATATCCTTGTTGGAGGAAGGAAGAATTTCATAGTTAGAAGGGAAGAAGTGATGCAGCCACCACCTCACTAAAATGCACTGTTGTTTAGTTAAGGTTGTGTCTAAATGGCATTATGAGTCCTGTTACCTCAGCTAAATAACATTAATGCTCTGGGTATTTGTCTTTTCTGGAGGGCTGTCTGACTGTTAGAGCACACTCTGAGTGCATTTAAGTGCCTAATGATCCAATTAACCTGCTTTTAATTGGGATGTTATTGGCTGAAACAGCTGTTTAAAGTTAATACTCAGAGTTCAAAACTTGTCAGCTTCTGGGTTTTTTATAAACTCTTATTGCTAATTCTGAATGATAGCAAGTTTCTTCTTTCACAACTTTTCTGCCCTTACTTTGAGGTGGGAATAGTGGAAGACTTCCAGGCAATCTTTAGGTCAAATATAGGGGGAAATTGGTCACAAGTGTGTTTTGCAGTTTGTCTCAGACAATATGGGCAAGATTCTCTCCAAATGTTCACATATTGCAGTGGGTGCAGTTGCCAGTTTGGAAGATGCTCTCTGAAAACATAAGGAGTGTTGGATCAGCTGAACTGTAATGATTTCCCAATCTTTGAACAGAGAAGCAGATGAGGGCTGCAAGAAGCCCTTGGAACGATTGCTGAACATCTGGCAGGAGAGGAGTGTGTATGGCAGCGAGTTCATCCAGCAGCTCAAACTGTCTATGGAAGATTCCAAcagcccccaaacaaaaggtacATGCATATTGCTTGTCATGTGTGTTTTGTTCTTAAATTGGTGCATGTTTCACTGGAATTACTGTGAGGTGTTGAGCTCGGAGTTGAGTTGTTGCCAGAGCTGGTCGTGGAGATTCCTCAGGACTGTGTTGAGAAGTCTGATTTTCATTAAATCCTCAGTTCTGGTTTGCAGGTGTGCTGTCTTGGGGCTGGCAGTGATCCTAACTGGGTGTGATGTCTGGTGCTGCTTGTGCAGATATAGtgctccagggctgcctttTGGGGTGAAAGCAAGTCAGTCATGCAGGGAACTGTTGTGTCCACCTCGAGTTAAGTGTTCCACTTTGCATCTCTGAGACTGCTCAGCTGGGTTATTAGAGTGTCTTATTCAATACCGTTAGTGCTTTCATTCTCATattaattgttttgttttccatagTTACTGTATTTTATTATGATGTGGCAAGGAGTTTTGAATAATTGAAGTCTGGAGTATATGCCCCAGAAGCTTGTCTGGTCTCTTTTTTTCTTACACCAGCTGATGTCATTTGGAGAAAACTCTAACTTTGCATAGTATTATTAGAACATCACAGGTATAACCTTATTACTGCACAAGACCTGTGAGAAACTGAGCATGAGCTTGTGTTTACTGTGCTTTGATTTACTGCTTTGGCACATCTTGCCTCTTCTGTAGCACTTGGAGGTGTTTTACTGGTAGCGCTCCAGTGGAAAGACGGCAACAATGGGATGCCTCAACTATGGAAGGTGAGGGTCATTAAAAATCAAGAGTGTTCTGGTTAAAGGAATATTTGTCCACCTTACAGCTGAAGGAAGTGGATGCTCCACTCCTGGAAGTGTTCGagtccaggttggatggggccctgagcgAGCTTGTGGCAGGtgctcctgcccatggcaggggagttggaatgAGGTggcctttaaggtcccttctgttaagccattctatgattctgtgaagtgTCAGTGTCTTCAAATGAGCTGGAATGACATTGCTGCTCTggtcatatttttttctcttgctcaCAGAGTTCTGATGGTGTGAGAGAGTTGGTCTGGTCATTAGTAAAATGCTCTTATGCCATTCTTAGGTGGTTAAAACAAGGTCTGATTGAGTCAGTATTTAATGTAGACTTAATATGAAGATGTGAACATATATGAGATCTGTATGTGAAGACCTCTCTGGCGATAGCTTTGTGCTTTTTCACACGGTGCTTTGGGCAGAACTGCTGAATGTGTGCTTCAGCAGCTCACACCAGTGCCCTTCCACCTGCCCCTGACTGAGGTATACCTTTTGGAAGACGACTTTGgcagttttttccccaaatgttGTGAGCCAAAGGGATGCCCTGACCAAAGGGGTTATCCCATCTTTATGGAAACAGAAGGACTCTGTGCTCTGAGGGGTGAAGGTGAACAGTCTCTGTATGAACTGGCTCATGTTGGGGTTCCTCTCATCTGGGTGCAGTGAATGCAGTGATAACACCTGTGTGTTATCAAAGGCCAGAATTTACACTCCTGATAACCCTGACCCGATTGACTGAGGATTTGGAACTTTCATTTAGTGTACCTGGGTAGGTGTTTCACAAGTGTTTAGCTTTGTATCTAAAGGCATTGATAATTGATATCATGTGTTATTTCCTGCTCATTTGGCAACCAGCTGTCACTCAGTGTCCTTTGCCTTTGGCTGATTGTATCAACCTCTTCTGCTACTCTTGTCTTCTGCACTTAAAAACATTTGTACAATCAAACTTCCTAAGAGTAACAGATCTTTGTCTGTGGGAAGCAGAGTGGAGGAATACAAACCCTTCAAGAACTGCTGTGTGCACAGCTTCACTTGGcaaaaaacttaatttttttaccTGGGTAATTAGAGATACTAATGTAGTATATTTTATTTGAAGGAAAGTTCAGGCCTTTTCATGAGCCTGAATGTTACTGCCTTGTCAATTCTTGGTCAAAAAGAAACTTGAAAAATTATCCTGTggattttttccttgctttgacTGGCATGTGTGCAAATTAGCTTCTTGATGGTAAGAGCTAGTTTCCCCTGGGGGCTTTATGAATTTCTGAGATAAATTGGTGTTTGAGTTTCTGGTGAGTTGCAGAAGGCTTTTTCGTGGTTACTGTATTCCGTTTTCAAACAGGTGAATGTAAGCAGTATGGAGATTAAGGTGTCCTGGTTTACAGATAGAACAATTGTCATAAATGTGGAAAACCATAGTCCAGTGCTCCTCCAAAGCCATTCTGATTTTCTGGGTTTGTGGACTCCCAAGGTAGACACAGCTGAGAAATAGGCAATGTTAGTGTCTCTAGATTGGTGCAAGCTGTGCTGTTAAAATGTTGGAGCTCCTTAAGGGCATCTGGTGCTGTTGATAACACCTGGTGCTGTGATAACAACTGTTCTTTGCTTTAGCCTGAGGTATGGCAACAGGTCAGTGCAGGTAGTTCTCTGTTATTTTTCATACTGCAGTGTCTTAAATTCCTGGCCTGGTGGGTGCTTCTCTTGGAGAAGGATGACTCTGCTTGTCTTGAAAGCATCACTTAGAGTTGTGTGACTTGCCAAAGTGCAATAGAATCCTGTATCAGTGAGGAAATAAGTCTTTAATGCTCATCAGTCAGTGTTTCAGTGGTAcaatttgtttcttgttttgtgACTAGCAAGGCCTTGGGTAATGCATGGCAATTCAGTTGTCTGCACATGCTGAGTTCCTgctgtggagcagagctgatttCCCTTCAGAGAGACAGAGGGGTAAGACAACCAGCCCTGTCTAAGCATTGTATTCCCTGGTTTGACTGCTCAGTGGTGCAGCTGACTACCAGATTTTAGTTTTTCAGGTTCCTTAAGGAAGTATGCATATGCATGGAAATGAGCTTTTGAATATTGATACATTGTTTTATCTCTAAATCTATTCATTAAGCTTGCATTTGCTTTCTCattaatctcatttttattAGAATGTTTCTTTTCACAAGCAAtagggaagagaaaaaacaccTATTTCTCTCAAAGACTGGAAAAACTAGGTCTTAAAGGTTTGATGTGAAACCCTTCAGGCAATACAGCCGATATAGCTgatgtgtttcttttttgttgtctttGTAACAAGCAGTTGAAGAAGGTCCTTGAATGTGCTGTGATATAGGAGTGTGTCACTCTTAACACAGAACTGAGCCGCTCCCTGACTGCTTTCATTGTGTTTATGTTGCAAATTCTGGCACAGAAAGTCAGACCTGTATTAAAATATGGAGAAGAACAGAGaggagagcaggcagggaggctTCTGAGGGTAGCTGAATTAAAAGCACCTGGACACAGGGCTAGGTAGGGTTttggagcagctcagctctggttCTGCTCACCCTAGGAGAGGCTGCCAACAAATACATATTGTAATGAGAGCTTCAGGAACCACAAGTAATCTGCCCCCAAAGAGAGAAGGGTTTGGAATGGTTGGAGGCAGTGCTGGCTCATTAGAAGCCTGTTTACCTCTGAACAGGCATCAGGAGCTGAGAACAACAGTGAGCACCTGAGCTGGGAAGATCCCTCAGGTGTCCAGCTGACAGGAAAAGCTCATAGTTGTCAGCAAGGCCTTGGACACTGTAACCTTCCTCAAGTCAGCTGAGATGGTTTTTAGCATAAAAGTTGATGCAGAAATGCTTCTGCCTATGTCTGTGGACTCTGCAACAGCAAGGTAACAACATCCTGGAGTGTCACTGCACAGGTGTTAGGAGAGCAGTTGTCTGTTGCTTTGGAGAAATGGAGAGTGCTTTGCCCTTTGGAGGCTTTTTGGGAGTAGTTCAGTTTCTGTGAAGAGCACAGCAAAGCAGGAGAGCTGACTTCATTGGGGTTTCTCTGGCTTCTTTATGTCCATGTCGAGGTGGGCTCTTGATTTTCTTGGAAGAAGCGGTCCATATTCTACAAGGATATCTTGATTGTTTTGGAGATGTATTACATTCTGATCAGTTCTGGATGTTCTCAGTGCTTGTTTTCCCCTTCTCTGGCTGGATTTGACACGCTTTTCTGCTAGTGTAGACTGAGATGGTTAAATTACTCCTGGCTGGCAGATTTTGTAAGTTCCCCAGGCAAGGTGTATTATATAATCTATGCCATGCTTCTGTTCTCTTTCAGGAGTCCTTTTGCTCCATATGCTCTTGGGTTTGCAAATAAGTGTAGGGATTTTGTTCTATTTTGATGAAATTGAGATAGTGTTTCTAGAAGTCTCCAGTGACTTGCTTAGGTTTGCAGGTGCTCATCATCACTGATTTCAGAGCGGTTCCAGTCTGACTCACGTGGCCTTGTTCAGATAGAATATTCAATGAATTCTGAATCCTCTGTGTCAGAGTGGTGAGCAAGTGTAATGCTGTGTCTTGTGGTAGACCAGttggcagcacagcaggaataACTCTTCAGCAATTTGAATCCCAGCTCTCAATTTAATTTCACTTGTGTGGTCATGCATTCTTCTGTTTTTGGCTCATGTTTATCCTCTGTTGGTTAATTATTTTATGATAAGTACATACAAGTGATAAATACTGATGACCTCTTGTGCTGGGCTGGGTAATTTTAAATGCTCTCTTTGCCCACTCTCTCATCTGCTCATCTCCTGTTCAACCCAGCTCGTGTTTCTTGCAGACATCAGTGGGCAGCAGCTGTTTCCCTTGTTGATCTAGTGCCTCACTGGCTTGTCAGTCAGATTGCCAAGCACTCATACATCAGATGGATACATGCAATAACTGGCTGTTCTTTTTCTAGCCTAGGTAGCTTTGTTTTACCAAACATTAACAATTCCTTTGGTTTAGGGTAACTTTTGAGTGCTGCTTTGCCTTCCCTCTGACAGACAtgtttgtgtctgctttgggaaGGTTGTTCAGCTCTTTCCCCAGTGAGGAGGATATAACAGATCCTCTGATTTGTCTCCATTAGAATGAagttttttcacagaatttttgtaggttggaagagacctttaagatcatcgagtccaacccatgttctaAAGTTTTTGCATATGTCCCACCTGACAAGGCAGGCAAAACTCTGCATTTAAAGACAGACCTTTGTTTGGTTCCCCATTAGAATGGGAcagtctggttttgttttaaattgagTGATCTTGGATTTTCCTGTGAATCAAAGTATATACAGATTATCTTGGCAAGACTTGATTCTATTGAATAGATGTTCTTAAGACTGCCCAAAGATTTCTTACAAATTACCCCGTATCTTGTTATCTTTGGTGGCAAGTCTGAAAAATTATCTACCTTCTTTTGAAGGTTCTGTGGCTGGATCAAAGGCTTCGTTAATACTTCTGACTCATTTAAATAAACTGTCTCTTCCCTTTCAAGCTAATGTTTGCCATGCTGAGGTTCATTTAACCAGAGCTGTCTTGCTTTATGACATCCCTGTTTCTGAAGTGTTGCAAGTTATGTGCTTGGAGATAGATCATGCTTTGTCCATTGGTGTTGCTGCTGTCACATCTTGGAGTTGCAGTTTCACAGAACTGTCCTGAAGCCTTTATTTTGATGAAAGAGTGGAAGGTTGAATAACAAGCAATTACTGTGATGATTGTGGGACCACAGGCAGCGTATAATTCATGCAAAAAGATAACTTGAAATTCCTCTGTCCTTGTGTACCTTCACATCACTGCTTCATTTCTAATGGTAGAAATCCTCACCCGTACACTCAGTGTTAGCCAGAGCATCTGAGGGTTGAAGTCTGTCATTTATTGACAAATAGCTCATTTGTCTTTCCTACTTTCATTCTGAGAGGCACAAACACATATGAAGTGCACCCTGCTCGTGTATCCTCCGCCTGGTATGTACAGAGACGCATGGGGGAAAAATCaatcttttattactgttttgcATTTGAGTGTTTGGAATATGATGCCAACATTAAAGTCCAGCTGTGGTCATCCCCTAGAGGGCTTAATCATCAGAGCATCCATCTGGTGTAATTCTTTGAAGTAGAGATAGTTAAGGTGGGCAGATCTGGCATCTAAATGAGTTGTTTCTATGTCTTCAGTTGCAGAGGAGAAGAAGTCTTTAAAGCGAACTTTCCAGCAAAtacaggaggaggaagatgatgaTTACCCTGGGAGCTACTCACCCCAAGACCCCAGTGCTGGGCCACTGCTGGTATGTGGAGTGGGTTGAGCCTGGGAGGAGCTCTGGAAGCCATATGGCCa
It includes:
- the RPRD1B gene encoding regulation of nuclear pre-mRNA domain-containing protein 1B isoform X2; the encoded protein is MSSFSESALEKKLSELSNSQQSVQTLSLWLIHHRKHAGPIVAVWHRELRKAKSSRKLTFLYLANDVIQNSKRKGPEFTREFESVLVDAFSHVAREADEGCKKPLERLLNIWQERSVYGSEFIQQLKLSMEDSNSPQTKVAEEKKSLKRTFQQIQEEEDDDYPGSYSPQDPSAGPLLTEDLIKALQDLENAASGDATVRQKIASLPQEVQDVSLLEKITDKEAAERLSKTVDEACLLLAEYNGRLAAELEDRRQLARMLIEYTQNQKDVLTEKEKKLEELLCFDVWRR
- the RPRD1B gene encoding regulation of nuclear pre-mRNA domain-containing protein 1B isoform X1, with the translated sequence MSSFSESALEKKLSELSNSQQSVQTLSLWLIHHRKHAGPIVAVWHRELRKAKSSRKLTFLYLANDVIQNSKRKGPEFTREFESVLVDAFSHVAREADEGCKKPLERLLNIWQERSVYGSEFIQQLKLSMEDSNSPQTKVAEEKKSLKRTFQQIQEEEDDDYPGSYSPQDPSAGPLLTEDLIKALQDLENAASGDATVRQKIASLPQEVQDVSLLEKITDKEAAERLSKTVDEACLLLAEYNGRLAAELEDRRQLARMLIEYTQNQKDVLTEKEKKLEEYKQKLARVTQVRKELKSHIQSLPDLSLLPNVTGGLAPLPSAGDLFSTD